Proteins encoded in a region of the Azospirillum sp. TSH58 genome:
- a CDS encoding chaperone modulator CbpM gives MGHDQWEQDGAGWRTEEVLATCRRVSSAQLTVWVERHWLRPRHEGTSFVFSAADMARLELICDLREDLALDDEAMPVVLSLLDTVYGLRRRLRVLAEAIGDLPPEARYLLQDELRKRGEKDD, from the coding sequence ATGGGCCACGACCAATGGGAACAGGACGGCGCGGGGTGGCGGACCGAGGAGGTTCTGGCCACCTGCCGGCGCGTCTCCTCCGCTCAACTGACGGTGTGGGTGGAGCGGCACTGGCTGAGGCCGCGGCACGAGGGGACCAGTTTCGTCTTCAGCGCGGCCGACATGGCGAGGCTGGAGCTGATCTGCGACCTGCGGGAGGATCTGGCGCTCGACGACGAGGCGATGCCGGTCGTGCTGTCGCTGCTGGACACCGTCTACGGTCTGCGGCGGCGCCTGCGCGTGCTGGCGGAAGCCATCGGCGACCTGCCGCCGGAAGCCCGCTATCTCCTGCAGGACGAGCTGCGGAAGCGGGGGGAGAAGGACGACTGA